The genomic interval ACGTGATCCAAGTGGTCAGCGAGGGACTGGGTGTCCTCCCCCACCTGCCAAACAACTGGACAGGGACTAGAACCCCCAGATCTGCCGGGGTGGCAGAAGCTTTGCTACCGCCTCAGTGCGAGATCTGTAGCCCTGAAACCTGGTGCCAGAACTGTCCCGGAGGCACTGACAGTGTGGCACCACTCCCGGCACAGCCTGCTCCTACAGGCACCACTCCCGGCACAGCCTGCTCCTAGAGGCACCACTCCCGGCACTGCCTGCTCCTACAGGCACCACTCCCGGCACAGCCTGCCCCTACAGGCAACGCCAGCGGCTGATCCCGCAGGTTTCTGTGGCCAAGCCAGCTGCGtgctctgccctgctcctgctggacTTTGCTCACCAAAGGCTGCTGGCCAGACAGATGTGGCTCGCAAGCTGTGAACATGCACCATGGCTGTGAGCTCCCTCTGCCTGCATGCCGCCCTGGCTGGGCAACGTGCTCCCCAGGATGCATGCTCTGCAAAGCACTGGGGACCAGCCAGGCCACCCTGTCCCCACACATCTGACCTGCCAGCTGAGCAATACTGCGCACCCACCGCTCCCACGGGGATGCTCCTGTGCCCAGACTAGAGGCAGGTAGACTTAAGTGTCACCTCAAATCACACATCACTATGGAGACAGTTTTCTTCTCAACACTGCAAACTACTCCCCGCCCAAGGCAGGGCATTTCAGGGATCCACAGCTGCTCCTGGTCAGAGCTGACGGGGCAGGGATGCGGCCAGCAGCCTCGAAGGGACACTCAGCCGCACAGCTGGCACCCCACACAGGTCCCTCCTTCCCCACAACACCTCGGCGGGGACCACTCACCCCATGCAGGCTGGCTGGCTGCTCCGGAGGGCTCAGCTGGGAGAGCCAGGAGGGGAAATCCTTCTGGGGGCTCTGAAATAGAGGCAGAGGGTCACAGAAGCGGTGTTCCCGAGCCCACCCTTATCCCTCATACCATGGAGCACACTGCAGTTTGGAGGCCATATTTATATTGGTATAGGTAGAAGTACTGCTTTACAATTACTAAAGGAAATTTTGTGTTTAGGGTGGATGTTTGCAAACCACAACTTGTTGCAGGAACATCCAGCTCCATCTCGCTGCTCAGACACACACCCACCTCCAAAatgggcagggctgggactgctccagccagccccaGTCCCTCACTCTGCACCCAGTGTACAAGGGGACCCCAAGTGCCCCAGTGAAGGACAAGGAGTTGGACCCACAGCCCTGTGTCCTCTGGAGGGTGCCTGAAGCCCCTAGAGCTGCGGGGAGCAATGCCAggcgcagggctggggacagtggcgtgtcctggagctgctggccgtgcctggcagggagggcagcaccGGCACCCGCTCACCTTCTGTCCGGGGGGAAAAATCTGCAGCTCCTCGATGGTGAAGTGGAGCCAGACTGGGGAGGGCTGCCGCAGGATGAACCGCACTGCTGTCACCTGGTCCATGTCACACAGCATCTGTCGGGACGAGGACGGGGGAAGTTGTCGCTGCCAGGGGGGCCAGGCTGGTGCTACTCTGGGGCAGCTTTTGGGATTTGCtcccaaaacaacccaaacccacCCTAGATGGAAGGAGTGTGAGGGAAATGTCACCCTGTGGTGGCTctctgggcagagcagggcacaggcaggacagcacGCGGGGAATCAGCATAGGGCCCCGGGGACCGGGAACTATCCTGGGGTGCAGGCAAAGAGGGGGATCTGCCGAGGCGTGGGTGATGTCCCGGCAGTGCCGACCTGGTGGCGGTGGAGGGAGAAGTAGTCCTGGGAGCCCTCCTCGGTGTGTGGACAGGGCATGAGGCGGTGGTCCCGCAGGCAGGTCACCCAGCGGCGGGggccgccggggccgggccgctgCACCCGCACGCTCAGGAACGCCGTGTAGAAGTTCCTGAAGACGATCTCCTGCACCTGCGGGACGGCGGCATCAGCCCcgcaccggcaccggcaccgctCCCGTACAGGAACCGGCATCTTCACCCGCACCCCGGGGCCCGCATCATCACCCGCCCCTCCCGCACCGGCACCATCGCCCACCCCTCCCGAACAGGGACCGGCACGGGCACCACCATCCCCACCCCGGAGCCGGCAGCAACACCCAGTCCTCCCGCACCGGCATCCCGCCCAACGCCGGTACAGGTGCTACCCCCGGCAATACCCCGACACCGCCATCCCCCGCCCCTACCGCTACCGGCACACACCCCGGCATCCCCTCCCAACCAGGGTCGCTGCCGCCCCCACCGTACCCCTCCCGGACGGGCACCACCCCGGCATCCCCCGCCGGACCACCTCCCCGTATCCCCCCCGCCCACACCGGTACTGGCATCCCCGCACGGGCCGGGCCGCACTCACGTCGGCGGCGGCACCGCGGGGGAAGCGGATGTCGATGACGGCGACGCCGGGCCGCGCCGGCTCGGTCCCCCCGCCCAGCTGGAGCGGgacggcggggcggggggcgcagGGCAGCGGGGAACGGCCCGGTCCCGccggcggccccgccgctcccgaCATGGCGGCGCAGCGCGGCCGCCCCTCCTGGGCGGGGCCGGGACGGGTGCGGCGACGCCGCGCGCCGCGCCGACCGGAAACGTGAAGCCCGGGTCCCGCCGGCAGGGGGcgccgcgctcccgccgccccgcccgaGGGTGTCCGGGGCCGGTCCCGCGGCGGCGGCAGAGGCAGCGCGGGGGCAAAGCACACGGTTTATTGACCCGACACACGGTCCGTTACACAACGCGGCAACCGCCCCCGCGACACCGACAGCACAGCGGGCCGAGAGGAGCGAGCGCCCCCCGGTcccacccgcccccccgcctccctcccggCCGGCACAGAGGGGCCCGGGAGAGCCCCCGGAGACACCCCGCAAGCGGAGGGGgagcccccgcccgcccggTGCTGGGGGCGGGCACTGCGGGGTGCGCCGGGACCCCCCGCCGCACCGGGTGATCGCTGCTCCCGAACGTGCCCCCGGGGAAACACAATAAACCCAACGGTAACGTGAGTGAGcggaggagagaaaaacaacGTCTAGAAAGTGAAGGAacgggcgggcggggggcggcctGGGCAGGGCGGGGAGTCCCGGGAGCCGGTACCGGGCGCTTCGCTCGTACAAACTGCTGGCAGCGGCACACCGggttttcagtctttttttttttaataaaacaatttgAGGCTGTATCAAAAATTTAGTAAAAAATTAGATTTGAGagttcactgatttttttttttttttttactattatctATTCCTgtagctttttatttatttgtttttttcttttcccccccaaa from Columba livia isolate bColLiv1 breed racing homer chromosome 10, bColLiv1.pat.W.v2, whole genome shotgun sequence carries:
- the NICN1 gene encoding nicolin-1, with the translated sequence MSGAAGPPAGPGRSPLPCAPRPAVPLQLGGGTEPARPGVAVIDIRFPRGAAADVQEIVFRNFYTAFLSVRVQRPGPGGPRRWVTCLRDHRLMPCPHTEEGSQDYFSLHRHQMLCDMDQVTAVRFILRQPSPVWLHFTIEELQIFPPGQKSPQKDFPSWLSQLSPPEQPASLHGELPDPEKVSTEVQQMWVLTEVIRARQAAARIGRFDVDGCYDINLLSYT